Proteins encoded together in one Halothermothrix orenii H 168 window:
- a CDS encoding endonuclease MutS2, translating into MEESSLEILEFDKIIDRVQEFAATIIGKEIISRLQPVDNLNYVKNKLREVSSAREILEEYGRPPFGGIRDLREIIEKADKGIVLSVKEVMDVRSTLEGVRELKKYSREIGTGIDDELQDIYSIITEKFDRLTPLKQLENEINRCIDEHGEIKDSASRKLRSIRREMDRIEGKINDKLNSIINNTRYQEMLQDKLVTIRGNRYVVPVKSSYKNTFSGIVHDQSTSGLTYFMEPMAIVKLNNRLGELKRAEEQEIYRILKKLSENIKEHTRDLSDNLEMVSLLDVDFARARFSIEIEGIEPGINDKGFINIRGGRHPLLKVKPVPIDITVGNEFKTLVITGPNTGGKTVALKTVGLFVLMVQAGLHIPAEEETVISIFNGVYADIGDEQSIEQNLSTFSSHINRIKRFLGKADARSLVLLDEIGVGTDPREGAALGVAILEHLRERGVTTIATTHYSEIKSYAYSQDGVENASVEFDMETLQPTYRLLMGIPGGSNAFEIALKLGLPHDIIKDGKELMSGDDIKVENIISDLNEERKKYEQLKIEIEERLEAVKKKEQKYDSLLTDLEKRKKKLITEAREEALQIIKKTRKESKEILRRLKNKEFASRSDIDRVENEINLNLKETEKEISEKRQNKDGRTRVKEISCGDQVRLKKTGQKGEVISVDREKGEAVIQAGIMKVTTGLDEVAKIDIPDDTKDELFHSYQVKKKSRVSPTLDLRGERYETAQHKLDKYLDDVFLAGLKQVEIIHGKGTGALRKAVHTVLEKNPHITSYRLGRQEEGGSGVTIADLKS; encoded by the coding sequence GTGGAGGAAAGCTCCCTTGAAATACTGGAATTTGATAAAATAATAGACCGTGTTCAGGAATTTGCAGCAACCATCATTGGAAAGGAAATTATATCCAGACTACAACCGGTCGATAACCTTAATTATGTGAAAAATAAATTACGGGAAGTCAGCTCTGCCCGTGAAATTCTTGAAGAGTATGGACGGCCTCCCTTTGGCGGTATCAGAGATTTAAGGGAGATAATTGAAAAAGCTGATAAGGGAATAGTTTTAAGTGTAAAAGAAGTCATGGATGTCAGGTCAACCCTGGAAGGGGTCAGGGAATTAAAAAAATATTCCCGGGAAATAGGAACAGGAATAGATGATGAGTTGCAGGATATTTATAGCATTATTACTGAAAAATTTGATAGACTTACCCCTTTAAAACAATTAGAGAATGAAATTAATAGATGTATAGATGAACATGGGGAGATAAAGGATTCTGCCAGTAGAAAGCTCAGAAGTATAAGGCGGGAGATGGATAGAATTGAGGGTAAAATAAATGATAAGCTCAATTCTATAATAAATAATACAAGGTATCAGGAAATGCTTCAGGATAAGCTGGTTACCATCAGAGGAAACAGGTATGTTGTCCCTGTTAAAAGCAGTTACAAGAACACTTTTTCTGGAATAGTTCATGATCAATCAACAAGTGGACTTACCTATTTTATGGAGCCAATGGCTATAGTAAAGCTTAATAACAGACTCGGGGAATTGAAAAGAGCCGAAGAACAGGAAATATACAGGATATTGAAAAAGTTGAGTGAAAATATTAAAGAACACACCCGGGATCTGAGTGATAATCTGGAGATGGTTTCCCTTCTTGATGTTGATTTTGCCAGAGCCAGGTTCAGTATTGAAATAGAAGGTATAGAACCTGGAATTAATGATAAGGGTTTTATTAATATAAGAGGTGGACGCCATCCTTTACTTAAAGTCAAACCCGTTCCAATTGATATAACTGTTGGCAATGAGTTTAAAACCCTGGTTATTACCGGTCCCAATACCGGTGGTAAGACCGTAGCACTTAAAACTGTTGGGTTATTTGTATTAATGGTCCAGGCAGGCCTTCATATACCTGCAGAAGAGGAAACGGTTATCTCTATTTTTAATGGAGTTTATGCCGATATTGGAGATGAACAAAGTATAGAACAGAATTTGAGTACATTTTCATCCCATATTAACCGGATTAAGCGGTTTTTAGGTAAGGCTGATGCCAGAAGCCTGGTTCTTCTGGATGAGATCGGGGTTGGTACAGATCCTCGCGAAGGGGCTGCCCTCGGGGTGGCCATCCTGGAACATTTAAGGGAAAGGGGAGTAACTACTATAGCCACAACTCATTACAGTGAAATAAAGAGTTATGCTTACTCCCAGGATGGTGTTGAAAATGCTTCTGTTGAATTTGATATGGAAACCCTTCAACCAACCTACCGGCTCCTTATGGGGATTCCCGGTGGAAGTAATGCCTTTGAGATTGCCCTGAAGCTGGGTTTACCCCATGATATAATTAAAGATGGTAAGGAGTTAATGAGCGGGGATGATATTAAGGTTGAAAATATTATTTCTGATTTAAATGAAGAACGGAAAAAATATGAACAATTAAAAATAGAAATAGAAGAAAGGCTGGAGGCAGTAAAGAAAAAGGAACAGAAGTATGATTCTTTATTGACCGATCTTGAGAAGAGAAAAAAGAAGTTAATAACAGAAGCCCGGGAAGAGGCTTTACAGATAATTAAAAAGACCAGGAAAGAGAGCAAAGAGATTTTACGCCGGTTAAAGAATAAAGAATTTGCTTCCAGGTCTGATATAGACAGGGTTGAGAATGAAATCAATTTGAATCTTAAGGAAACCGAAAAAGAAATTAGTGAAAAAAGACAGAACAAAGATGGCCGGACCCGGGTTAAAGAAATATCCTGTGGTGACCAGGTCAGGTTGAAAAAAACTGGTCAGAAGGGTGAGGTTATTTCTGTTGACCGGGAGAAAGGAGAGGCTGTTATCCAGGCCGGTATTATGAAAGTAACTACAGGGCTGGATGAAGTAGCGAAAATTGATATACCTGATGATACTAAGGACGAACTCTTTCATTCCTATCAGGTCAAGAAAAAAAGCCGGGTTTCTCCTACCCTTGATCTTAGAGGAGAACGTTATGAAACAGCCCAGCATAAACTGGATAAATATCTTGATGATGTTTTCCTGGCCGGATTGAAACAGGTAGAAATAATTCACGGTAAGGGTACCGGGGCTTTGAGGAAGGCTGTTCATACTGTATTAGAAAAAAACCCCCACATCACCTCTTACCGCCTGGGAAGGCAGGAAGAAGGTGGGAGTGGGGTGACAATTGCTGACCTCAAATCCTAA
- the polX gene encoding DNA polymerase/3'-5' exonuclease PolX: MYQLTNKEVSRILKELAKLMELKGENKFKVRAYYNASRQLINMSDNIQDLAREGKIRNIPGVGEGIARSIKEIMEKGYSPELEELKAELPGGLLEIIKIPGLGPKRAYQLFNELGVTNLEELKSALNTGKARKLKGFGVKTEENLKNKIEKYESFKNTYLLKEALGILDELKRYIKKCPGVSRVKMTGEARRKKELVNSLEILVASKEKESVLEYLRKLSFAKSIEEKEENGYLLTFEDDIRIKVFIVPPDMFCFYLFYLTGSKDHVQKMETIADDAGYQLTIKGLYKDSSKIKVKNEEEIYTTLGVSYIIPELRENRGEITAGFKNCLPDSINLRDIKGDLHIHSSYSDGGFSIREIIEAARKKGYEYLAITDHSRSLKVASGLSVDRLFKQIEEIDKLQEEYDDIIIFKGIEVDINKDGSLDYSDEVLSYLDFVIASVHTAFNMDRDKMTSRLIKAMENPHVNAIGHPRGRLLKRRDAYKIDMDRIIQVASETNTCLEINSSPDRLDIDDVLARKAKEVGVKLVINTDAHHLEELNNMSLGVAVARRGWLEREDVINTMNAEELQELLRRD, encoded by the coding sequence ATGTATCAATTAACCAATAAAGAAGTGTCCCGTATTTTGAAGGAACTGGCAAAACTTATGGAATTAAAGGGTGAGAATAAATTTAAAGTAAGGGCATACTATAATGCTTCCCGTCAGTTAATAAATATGTCTGATAATATTCAGGATCTGGCCCGTGAGGGTAAGATAAGGAATATACCCGGGGTCGGGGAGGGGATAGCAAGAAGTATTAAAGAGATTATGGAAAAGGGGTATTCCCCTGAACTTGAGGAGTTAAAGGCAGAATTACCCGGGGGGTTACTTGAAATTATTAAGATACCGGGTCTTGGCCCAAAAAGGGCATACCAGCTTTTTAATGAACTTGGGGTTACGAACCTTGAGGAACTAAAAAGTGCTTTGAATACTGGTAAAGCCAGGAAGTTAAAAGGCTTTGGTGTGAAAACAGAAGAAAACCTTAAAAATAAAATTGAAAAATATGAGTCTTTTAAAAATACTTACCTTCTCAAGGAAGCATTGGGGATACTGGATGAGCTGAAAAGGTATATTAAGAAATGCCCCGGAGTATCCCGGGTCAAAATGACAGGAGAGGCGAGAAGAAAAAAAGAACTGGTAAATTCTCTGGAAATACTTGTAGCCAGTAAGGAAAAGGAATCTGTTCTTGAATACTTAAGGAAGTTATCGTTTGCAAAAAGTATAGAGGAAAAAGAAGAGAATGGATATTTACTTACCTTTGAGGATGATATAAGAATTAAGGTTTTTATTGTGCCTCCAGATATGTTTTGTTTTTATCTATTCTATCTTACAGGTTCTAAAGACCATGTCCAGAAAATGGAAACCATAGCTGATGATGCCGGGTATCAATTAACAATTAAGGGTTTATATAAGGATTCCAGCAAAATCAAGGTTAAAAATGAAGAAGAAATTTATACTACCCTCGGGGTCAGTTATATTATCCCTGAACTCCGGGAAAACCGGGGTGAAATAACAGCCGGTTTTAAAAATTGCCTGCCTGATTCTATAAATTTAAGGGATATAAAGGGTGATCTCCATATTCATTCCAGCTACAGTGATGGTGGTTTTAGTATCAGGGAGATTATTGAAGCTGCCCGGAAGAAGGGATATGAATACCTGGCTATTACAGACCATTCCCGTTCTTTAAAGGTTGCCAGTGGTTTGAGTGTTGACAGATTATTTAAGCAGATTGAAGAAATAGATAAACTTCAGGAGGAATATGATGATATAATTATTTTTAAGGGAATAGAGGTAGATATAAATAAAGATGGTAGTCTTGATTATAGTGATGAGGTGTTATCTTACCTTGATTTTGTAATTGCATCGGTTCATACCGCTTTTAACATGGATAGAGATAAGATGACGTCACGGCTAATTAAGGCAATGGAAAACCCTCATGTTAATGCTATAGGGCATCCAAGGGGAAGGCTTCTAAAAAGACGTGACGCCTATAAGATTGACATGGACAGGATAATTCAGGTTGCATCTGAAACCAATACCTGTCTTGAAATAAATTCTTCCCCGGATAGGCTTGATATCGATGATGTTCTTGCACGGAAAGCTAAAGAGGTCGGAGTTAAGTTGGTGATTAATACCGATGCCCATCACCTTGAAGAATTGAATAATATGTCCCTCGGGGTTGCTGTAGCCCGGAGAGGCTGGCTTGAAAGAGAAGATGTTATTAATACCATGAATGCAGAAGAGTTACAGGAATTATTAAGGAGGGATTAA
- the pheS gene encoding phenylalanine--tRNA ligase subunit alpha has protein sequence MDLKKQLEEIKTKAEKEFQDVKDLDHLEQLRVKYLGKKGEITSVLRQMGKIPAEERPVIGKKANILKNKLNNIIIKKKAELEELAKQRKLEKEKIDVTLPGVRPEVGHRHPLNQVIDEIKDIFIGLGFTIAEGPEVESEYNNFEALNIPAHHPARDLQDTLYLYDDLLLRTHTSPVQIRTMAKQNPPIRVIAPGRVYRADELDASHSPIFHQVEGLVINENISFSDLKGTIETVVHALFGKDSKIRFRPSYFPFTEPSAEVDVSCNVCHGEGCSLCSRTGWLEIMGSGMVHPNVLEMAGIDPVKYSGFAFGMGLDRIAILKYKLDDIRLLYENDRRFLHQF, from the coding sequence ATGGATTTAAAAAAACAGTTAGAAGAAATAAAGACAAAGGCAGAAAAAGAGTTTCAGGATGTAAAAGACCTGGATCACCTGGAACAACTAAGGGTAAAGTATCTTGGTAAAAAGGGAGAAATAACTTCAGTATTAAGGCAGATGGGAAAAATTCCTGCCGAAGAGAGGCCGGTTATAGGAAAGAAGGCCAATATACTTAAAAATAAATTAAATAATATAATTATTAAGAAAAAGGCTGAATTAGAAGAACTGGCCAAACAGAGAAAGCTTGAAAAGGAAAAAATTGATGTGACCCTGCCCGGGGTCAGGCCCGAAGTGGGTCATAGACATCCTTTAAATCAGGTTATAGATGAAATAAAAGATATTTTTATTGGACTTGGATTTACTATTGCTGAAGGACCAGAAGTTGAGAGTGAGTATAACAACTTTGAGGCTTTAAATATTCCAGCCCACCATCCGGCCCGGGATTTACAGGATACCCTGTATTTATACGATGATTTGCTTTTAAGAACCCATACTTCCCCAGTTCAGATAAGGACAATGGCTAAGCAAAACCCACCCATCAGGGTAATTGCACCTGGTCGTGTTTACCGGGCTGATGAGCTGGATGCTTCTCATTCCCCAATCTTCCATCAGGTAGAGGGTCTGGTTATTAATGAAAATATCTCCTTTAGTGATCTTAAAGGGACCATTGAGACTGTTGTTCATGCCCTTTTTGGAAAGGATAGTAAAATCAGGTTTAGACCAAGTTATTTCCCCTTTACAGAACCCAGTGCCGAGGTGGATGTGTCCTGTAATGTATGTCATGGTGAAGGGTGTAGCCTCTGTTCCCGGACAGGTTGGCTGGAAATTATGGGGTCTGGTATGGTCCACCCCAATGTCCTGGAAATGGCTGGAATTGACCCGGTTAAGTATAGTGGATTTGCCTTTGGAATGGGCCTGGATCGGATTGCTATCCTGAAATATAAGCTTGATGACATCAGGTTGTTATATGAAAATGACCGTAGGTTTTTACATCAGTTTTAA
- a CDS encoding penicillin-binding protein 1A, with the protein MAKQRKNYIFATIILIFALIFGLVIGSITWIIKNTPDITNYKGPNEATLIYSADGQLLTKLYRENRVYVPLERIPVDLQNAIVAIEDTKFYAHHGIDFWGIPRALITNIKEGRIAQGFSTITMQLAENALFHRQQRTFYRKIQEIYLALQFERLYTKPEILEMYLNEIFLGHSAYGVETAAQQYFGKHVWELDLSECALVAGLPKAPNYYSPFNNIDAAKTRRNVVLNRMLELGYITREEYESARKQDIIIKPSEPKKENTAPYFIRYVRDRLIDRFGAQMVYGGGLKVYTTLDLEMQKTAESTIKKAIENKYLPTVERDNTPDKLQPQLALITIEPQTGAIRAMVGGRGNDQFNRATQAVRQPGSAFKPFVYTTAIKQGWSPGSVINDMPMLAHKEQGEPLSIWPSNFEDKYRGYVSLRTALRYSINVAAVKLIKQVGVNNTIKTAEEMGISTFQPADNKESHLSLALGGLNKGVTPMEMASAYGVFANRGIWVEPYVITRVMDRRNNVIYEAHPDKKIVLSEDVAYLMTNMLESVISGGTGWRARLGRPVAGKTGTTNNYTDAWFVGFTPDLVTSVWIGEDNLHPMEYDQKDENGNYLFTENGRPKIISSAEAAQLWGNYMRQVVKNREVKYFNVPDNIVKAEIDPVTGLLPNKYTPRVVKEIFRKHNVPTEVENLHEPIVTEKIDKESGLLATPNCPRENVVEYSYFASSGIRVGPATIEFGGIKKEKDEDENEEEQIQEVIEGTYIVDKGEPVQKINPETGVPITNNGQVIYERIPTRKCDLHGNGQQNFFDNLWDMFKFNN; encoded by the coding sequence ATGGCCAAACAGAGAAAGAACTATATTTTTGCTACCATTATTTTGATTTTTGCTCTTATTTTTGGTCTTGTCATTGGATCTATAACCTGGATTATTAAAAATACTCCGGATATTACAAATTATAAAGGCCCCAATGAGGCCACTTTAATATATAGTGCTGATGGACAACTTTTAACCAAGCTTTACCGGGAAAACAGGGTCTACGTTCCCCTGGAAAGAATACCTGTTGACCTTCAAAATGCTATTGTTGCTATTGAGGATACTAAATTTTATGCCCATCATGGTATTGATTTCTGGGGAATTCCCCGGGCTTTAATAACCAATATCAAAGAAGGAAGAATAGCCCAGGGTTTTAGTACCATTACTATGCAGCTTGCTGAAAATGCCCTCTTCCATAGGCAACAGAGAACCTTTTACCGTAAAATTCAGGAAATTTATCTGGCCTTACAATTTGAAAGACTCTATACAAAACCTGAAATCCTTGAAATGTATTTAAATGAAATCTTTTTAGGACATAGTGCCTATGGTGTTGAGACTGCGGCCCAGCAATATTTTGGAAAACATGTCTGGGAGCTTGACTTAAGTGAGTGTGCTTTAGTCGCTGGACTCCCTAAAGCACCTAACTATTACTCTCCCTTTAATAACATTGATGCTGCCAAAACAAGGCGCAATGTAGTTTTAAACCGGATGTTAGAACTGGGTTATATTACCAGAGAAGAATATGAAAGTGCTCGAAAACAGGATATAATAATAAAGCCATCAGAACCGAAAAAAGAGAATACGGCCCCCTATTTTATCAGATATGTCAGGGACAGGTTAATAGACCGTTTCGGGGCCCAGATGGTTTATGGTGGTGGGTTAAAGGTATATACAACCCTTGACCTCGAAATGCAAAAAACAGCTGAATCTACCATTAAAAAAGCCATTGAAAATAAATACTTACCTACTGTTGAAAGGGATAATACCCCGGATAAATTACAACCCCAGCTGGCCCTGATTACTATTGAACCTCAGACCGGTGCCATCAGGGCTATGGTTGGAGGAAGAGGAAATGATCAATTTAACAGAGCAACCCAGGCCGTAAGACAGCCAGGCTCTGCTTTCAAACCCTTTGTTTATACAACTGCTATTAAACAGGGCTGGTCACCGGGGTCAGTTATCAATGATATGCCCATGTTGGCCCATAAAGAGCAGGGAGAACCCCTCTCCATCTGGCCCAGTAATTTTGAAGACAAATACCGCGGTTATGTTTCATTACGTACCGCCCTGAGATATTCTATAAATGTGGCTGCAGTTAAATTGATCAAACAGGTTGGGGTCAACAATACTATTAAAACTGCAGAAGAAATGGGGATATCCACCTTTCAGCCAGCCGACAATAAAGAATCACATCTATCACTGGCCCTCGGGGGGTTGAATAAAGGGGTCACCCCCATGGAAATGGCCTCTGCCTATGGTGTCTTTGCCAACAGAGGTATCTGGGTAGAACCCTATGTTATTACCAGAGTTATGGACCGGAGAAATAATGTAATCTATGAAGCCCATCCTGATAAAAAAATAGTGTTATCTGAGGATGTAGCTTATCTCATGACCAATATGCTGGAATCTGTTATTAGCGGTGGAACCGGATGGAGAGCCAGACTGGGAAGACCAGTAGCCGGTAAAACAGGAACAACCAATAATTATACAGATGCCTGGTTTGTTGGTTTCACACCAGATCTTGTCACCAGTGTCTGGATAGGGGAAGATAACCTCCATCCCATGGAATATGACCAAAAGGACGAGAACGGTAATTATCTATTTACTGAAAATGGCCGCCCCAAAATAATATCCAGTGCTGAAGCCGCCCAGCTATGGGGGAATTATATGCGCCAGGTAGTTAAAAATAGAGAGGTAAAATACTTTAATGTTCCTGATAATATCGTTAAGGCAGAGATTGACCCGGTAACCGGGTTGTTACCCAATAAATATACCCCCAGGGTTGTAAAAGAAATATTCCGTAAACACAATGTCCCTACCGAAGTTGAAAATCTACATGAACCCATAGTCACTGAAAAAATAGATAAAGAAAGTGGCCTTCTCGCCACACCTAACTGCCCACGGGAAAATGTTGTTGAATACAGTTACTTTGCCAGCAGTGGAATCAGGGTTGGACCTGCTACCATTGAATTCGGGGGAATTAAAAAGGAAAAAGATGAAGATGAAAATGAAGAAGAACAAATTCAGGAAGTAATTGAAGGAACCTATATTGTTGATAAAGGAGAGCCAGTACAAAAAATAAACCCGGAAACCGGGGTTCCCATAACAAATAACGGGCAGGTAATCTATGAAAGAATACCTACCCGTAAGTGTGACCTCCACGGTAATGGACAGCAGAATTTCTTTGATAACCTCTGGGATATGTTTAAATTTAATAATTAG
- the pheT gene encoding phenylalanine--tRNA ligase subunit beta, protein MRVPVNWLKSYIDFQYSPQELADKLTMLGLEVEGIEYMGEGLEGIIVGEIKKVKPHPNADKLVICEVDTGQELLQIITGAPNVKEGIKVPVAPVGVTLPGGLKIKKARLRGENSYGMICSIDELGLSEKRASGIMILDEDAEVGTDIIDYLHLDEYVLKLDLTPNYARCLGLLGIAREIKSVLGNEIKKPDTDLVESESESIENYISIEVEDKDLCPRYTGRVIKNIKIGPSPRWMQARLRAAGIRPINNIVDITNYVMLEYNQPLHAFDYDKIDKKIIVRRGKEQEKLITLDNKERELDEEVLVIADTEKALGLAGVMGGANSEVCDDTTTVFLESAYFNPVNIRKTAKKFALPSEASHRFEREVDIEGVIAASNRAAYLMQKYAGGEIVRGIVDVYPEPRRLHAINLDTGYVNKILGLNLDKTEIEDMLTRLEFKVEERDSKSLKVMVPSFRSDIEREADLIEEVARMYGYNNIPVTRPESKQRGRKTYKQHLEDITRNYMSAMGLDEVITFSLTGKKVYDDLDIPEDSSLRNWVKVKNPLNEALSILRTSLLPSIIEVLSNNAKRQVETMSVYELGKIFTRIKEKKRPEERVVLAGGCMGKTDDPWKTGAPDFFYLKGVVVDYLRELGLDGLDFTPSKLPFLHPGRTAEIYYRDTRIGIMGELMPDIADRFNLRSGTAVFQLDFETIVEEADLDRQYEQLPRYPAVERDMAVVVENEVFAGSLLKLIRENGGKLLKKAGLFDLYQGKQIPEGYKSLAFKLVFQAHDRTLTDDEVNEVFNSIMDQLKDKFGAEIRGV, encoded by the coding sequence ATGCGAGTACCTGTTAACTGGCTTAAATCATACATAGATTTTCAATATTCCCCACAGGAACTGGCAGATAAATTAACAATGCTTGGCCTTGAGGTTGAAGGAATTGAATATATGGGGGAAGGCCTTGAAGGAATTATTGTCGGTGAAATTAAAAAAGTAAAACCTCATCCCAATGCAGATAAACTGGTAATTTGTGAAGTAGATACCGGACAGGAGTTATTACAGATTATAACCGGTGCTCCAAATGTAAAAGAGGGTATAAAAGTACCGGTAGCTCCCGTCGGTGTAACCCTACCCGGTGGCCTGAAAATCAAAAAAGCCAGATTGAGGGGAGAAAACTCCTATGGTATGATTTGCTCAATTGACGAGCTCGGCCTAAGTGAAAAAAGGGCCAGTGGAATTATGATTCTTGATGAAGATGCCGAAGTGGGTACCGATATTATTGATTATCTACATCTGGATGAGTATGTTCTCAAACTGGATTTAACTCCCAATTATGCCAGGTGTCTGGGACTTTTAGGGATTGCCCGGGAGATAAAGTCGGTTCTGGGTAATGAAATTAAAAAACCAGATACTGACCTGGTTGAGTCTGAATCTGAGAGTATTGAAAACTATATTTCTATAGAGGTTGAAGATAAAGATTTATGTCCCCGTTATACTGGCCGGGTTATTAAAAATATAAAAATAGGGCCTTCACCACGGTGGATGCAGGCCCGTCTCCGGGCGGCCGGAATCAGGCCCATTAACAATATTGTAGATATCACCAATTACGTAATGCTCGAATATAACCAGCCACTCCATGCTTTTGATTATGATAAGATTGATAAGAAAATAATTGTCAGGAGGGGTAAAGAACAGGAAAAACTGATTACCCTTGATAATAAAGAGCGTGAACTTGATGAAGAAGTCCTGGTAATTGCCGATACCGAAAAAGCCCTGGGTCTTGCCGGGGTCATGGGTGGAGCCAATAGTGAAGTTTGTGATGATACTACTACTGTATTTCTTGAATCTGCCTACTTCAACCCGGTAAATATCAGGAAAACTGCAAAAAAATTCGCCCTTCCCAGTGAGGCTTCCCACCGTTTTGAAAGGGAGGTTGACATTGAGGGTGTAATTGCTGCCAGTAACCGGGCTGCCTATTTAATGCAAAAATATGCAGGTGGTGAAATTGTTAGGGGCATTGTAGATGTTTACCCTGAACCTCGTAGATTGCATGCAATTAATCTCGATACCGGGTATGTCAATAAAATTCTCGGTCTTAATCTTGATAAAACTGAAATAGAAGATATGTTAACTAGACTGGAATTCAAAGTAGAAGAACGGGATTCAAAATCTTTAAAAGTAATGGTACCTTCCTTCCGCAGTGATATTGAAAGGGAAGCAGATTTAATTGAGGAAGTAGCCCGGATGTATGGGTATAATAATATACCGGTGACCAGGCCGGAGAGTAAACAGCGAGGAAGGAAGACTTATAAACAGCACCTGGAAGATATAACCCGTAACTATATGTCTGCCATGGGGTTAGATGAGGTTATAACTTTCAGTCTTACCGGGAAAAAGGTTTATGATGATCTGGATATTCCTGAAGATAGTTCCCTGAGAAACTGGGTCAAAGTAAAAAATCCACTGAATGAAGCCTTGAGTATTTTAAGGACCTCATTATTACCCAGTATTATTGAAGTCCTCTCTAATAATGCAAAACGACAGGTTGAAACCATGTCTGTTTATGAACTGGGTAAGATTTTCACCAGGATTAAAGAGAAAAAACGACCAGAGGAAAGGGTTGTGCTGGCAGGAGGCTGTATGGGTAAAACCGATGATCCCTGGAAAACTGGAGCCCCTGATTTCTTTTACCTGAAAGGGGTTGTTGTGGATTATCTGCGGGAGCTCGGTCTTGATGGGCTTGATTTTACACCTTCAAAATTACCCTTCCTTCACCCTGGACGAACTGCTGAAATATATTACCGGGATACCAGGATAGGCATTATGGGGGAATTAATGCCAGATATTGCAGATAGATTTAATCTCAGGTCTGGAACAGCCGTATTTCAGCTTGATTTTGAAACCATAGTAGAAGAAGCTGACCTTGATAGACAATATGAACAACTACCCAGGTATCCAGCTGTTGAAAGGGATATGGCTGTAGTTGTAGAAAATGAAGTTTTTGCCGGGTCTCTCTTGAAATTGATAAGGGAAAATGGTGGGAAATTATTGAAGAAAGCTGGCCTGTTTGACCTTTATCAGGGAAAACAAATTCCAGAAGGTTATAAAAGTCTGGCCTTTAAACTTGTATTCCAGGCCCATGACAGAACCTTAACAGATGATGAAGTTAATGAAGTGTTTAACTCTATTATGGATCAGCTTAAAGATAAATTTGGGGCAGAAATAAGAGGAGTTTAG
- a CDS encoding cell division protein ZapA, producing MPTGDKSSKGKAKKYKVNVLGEEMTVVADVTEEYIDKLIEYINDIGEAITRAYPGLPRRRITGLTLINMADEYYKLKKVYRDRIKEINNLREENKKLQNKINEMEIEQKELISLLEEVDQ from the coding sequence ATGCCAACCGGGGACAAGTCCAGTAAGGGGAAAGCAAAAAAATATAAGGTTAATGTACTCGGTGAAGAGATGACAGTTGTAGCTGATGTTACCGAGGAATATATTGATAAACTCATAGAGTACATTAATGATATCGGAGAGGCTATAACCAGGGCCTATCCTGGTTTACCCCGAAGGAGAATTACAGGGTTGACACTAATTAATATGGCTGATGAGTATTATAAATTAAAAAAGGTATATCGTGACAGAATTAAGGAAATAAATAATCTTAGAGAGGAAAATAAAAAACTCCAAAATAAGATTAATGAAATGGAAATAGAACAAAAAGAACTAATTTCGTTGCTGGAGGAGGTCGACCAGTAG
- a CDS encoding CvpA family protein gives MNQITILDILILVVFLYFVLRGYNNGFIKQTSTVVGLILALLIAIKFYQPFQKYLLPYLDFSDQIMQFISFSLLFVFVNIIIQLLGRALKNIMNALFLGPVDQVAGAALGLLKAGILTYFLVLFLAQIPYQGITELLNRSVLAGSLLEMTPLVKQRLSQIFGP, from the coding sequence TTGAATCAAATAACAATTCTAGATATATTAATATTGGTAGTTTTCCTTTATTTTGTCCTCAGGGGATATAATAATGGATTTATCAAACAGACAAGTACTGTGGTGGGACTAATACTGGCCCTCTTGATTGCAATTAAATTTTACCAACCTTTTCAAAAGTACTTGCTTCCATATCTGGATTTTTCTGATCAGATAATGCAATTCATTAGTTTTTCTCTTTTATTTGTTTTTGTTAATATTATAATACAGTTACTCGGGAGAGCCTTAAAAAATATTATGAATGCCCTGTTTCTGGGTCCGGTTGACCAGGTAGCCGGTGCAGCCTTAGGGCTGTTAAAAGCCGGTATTTTAACCTATTTTCTGGTTCTCTTTCTGGCCCAGATACCGTATCAGGGAATAACAGAATTGCTTAACAGGTCGGTTCTGGCCGGGAGTCTGCTTGAGATGACTCCACTGGTTAAACAGCGATTATCTCAGATTTTTGGGCCATGA
- a CDS encoding YqzL family protein: MTATFFWRIFEETGSINAYLAYKQFNLIKKKNKQKNYI; the protein is encoded by the coding sequence TTGACCGCAACATTTTTTTGGAGGATATTTGAAGAGACGGGTTCAATAAATGCATATTTAGCATATAAACAGTTTAACTTGATTAAAAAGAAAAATAAGCAAAAAAATTATATATAA